In Malaclemys terrapin pileata isolate rMalTer1 chromosome 10, rMalTer1.hap1, whole genome shotgun sequence, the following are encoded in one genomic region:
- the ALPK3 gene encoding alpha-protein kinase 3 isoform X2 has product MGSRRRPLSRSYSGNGRYSLYSPNSAPGPGGESEEGEGPGWSTRPDSRSYLLSIRPENRSTFCTIIAQLTEETQPQFETTLKSRAVSEDSDAKFTCIVTGYPQPEVTWYKDDEEMDRYCGLPKYEIFRHGNRHTLQLYKCREDDAAIYQASARNTKGIVSCSGVLEVGTMTEYKIHQRWFAKLKQKAEAKLHEIEQSRKRGKENMEVEKLRTSPERFQRKRRLTGDLNLRSGVSLWEKEDVAKVHVADPKSRLREDVAEPKEPSLNATAGFSNNFLTRPLDAEVTTNGDSSMESGEENGNSFFTYIYETVEEITTKPTTRESFAKKKKKKGEESAALLAAKQEVSSQENGLIESQNLSQSQRNAPSVALPGSMQSVAAISQLVGDIPEVKELGTPSSQDAETGKPQPCSLPSRGDTYFSLTEMYLESGAKHVMEEKMPQAPEEAKNGAQLQSPAVNINRQRETPPPASEVFLVGAVAGKEQKGQPVEQELEGNEAIGTKLTKKESELPGNLNQKRVEPPSRTLELSSEMRHSLLMGNASGTPCISSCKNVQETDLLDSVQPNTKQPFQHTTPSLNQVAPCLDGSQLRQEAGGSLLQGSLEEQVVFKVPCEAREAVKQVLSSTSNLKHSALEPTEDTNPQASQLKELTRGKPICMERETEQSQQPASPMPRGTGMLKISQESSQRPPAGSPGLTQPSWVEHPPWKEEGAGHFLNFPGKETQQRPTPSEENEELATAGSALKKASSMPGGKAPLKPPACWSGMGEGEKIAQPLTAETEPAGSWLGDSLSCTEVEESPVEPSHETSQQAARVVGGMSWVPKQAAPVSTQVSKEELCPVAIAKISESLEAPGSASPSPVKEAPADGKQSAAQLPGDVKREMETRKTNESAPMLAATPHRERFPVSTAMERSAKLAPVSLTPESGEESEQRAVTPGKEPAAAAERSSITSTGTSELKTEVPLTPRAEERTPDGEVSLEHKVQHRNLVSSLKNYLLLLLKMSSSEPDKSKAPIKKDTETEEEGSQPAGEEKALLEVGIAGLSPSTSRKILERVQNNQLFQSAESLHLSPRTSRRLTGMINQELVTSKEALGISPLACRTLPAREASEPERSALLSVPSIVVGNVPLEGTGQADDGLSDLHLESSTKENSSDLVAALPCATPEELASGARRKIYLAKSKQLEEAEAAASESQVHLKRDSPTVSPRQSRKNPALLQAPVPALSPPMDRHSPTLPRKMATLEVPKAYEEPSEESSRTPEGPEGTKQEGQAGESRKTNNPFKAPQLIRKIRAEQFSDASGNLKLWCQFFNILSDSKLTWYKDEFPVAEARRSSGDEGQAALAIVQASRKDCGVYQCTIENEYGTDSTDFLLSAEVLSGFVSREEIEVGEEIEMTPMVFAKGLADSGYWGDKFFGRVVSEDVEVGAGFLRKAWRARIIYGLEPVFESGRTCIIKVHNLIVFGTKNENTLIEKNYDITIQECKIQNSSREYCKIFAAEARAIPDFGAVPEIIPLYLIYRPANTVPYATIEEDLAGPFERYCMKERDGSLAVQSSSEIAQKCCTFQHWLYQWTNGNILVTDMEGVGWRITNVRIATKLKGYQGLKESCFPALLDQFAAVHQCNRYCEILGLKSLESLQQPAKPKGSKSPSLGRKAPSAQSSPQLQKKGLASPQGTRKGAVSPKASRKSTEAGEAQPAPKHKALESDRPSQLQ; this is encoded by the exons ATGCAGAGAGGATGATGCGGCCATTTACCAGGCCTCTGCTAGGAATACCAAAGGCATCGTGTCCTGTTCCGGTGTCCTGGAAGTGGGAACCATGACGGAGTATAAAATACATCAGAGGTGGTTTGCCAAACTCAAGCAAAAGGCTGAAGCCAAGTTGCATGAAATAGAGCAGAGCCGAAAACGAGGGAAAGAAAACATGGAGGTGGAGAAGCTGAGGACAAGTCCTGAGAGATTCCAGCGAAAGCGCCGGCTGACTGGGGATCTGAACCTGCGTTCAGGTGTCTCCCTATGGGAGAAGGAAGATGTAGCAAAGGTGCATGTTGCGGATCCTAAGTCAAGGTTACGGGAAGATGTTGCTGAGCCCAAGGAGCCATCCTTAAATGCAACCGCTGGATTTTCAAACAACTTCCTAACAAGGCCTCTGGATGCAGAGGTGACCACCAATGGAGACTCCTCTATGGAAAGTGGGGAGGAAAATGGAAATAGCTTTTTCACATACATCTATGAGACGGTGGAGGAAATAACTACCAAGCCCACCACCAGAGAGTCCTTtgctaaaaagaagaaaaagaagggggAAGAGTCTGCTGCTCTCTTGGCAGCAAAACAGGAAGTTTCAAGTCAAGAAAATGGGCTGATAGAGAGCCAAAATCtctcccaaagtcaaagaaatgcCCCTTCTGTTGCCCTGCCAGGGAGCATGCAGTCAGTAGCTGCAATCAGCCAGCTggtgggagacattccagaagtcAAAGAACTTGGAACGCCCAGCAGTCAGGATGCTGAAACTGGCAAACCTCAGCCATGTTCCCTGCCTTCCAGGGGTGACACTTACTTCTCCTTGACAGAGATGTATCTTGAGAGTGGAGCAAAACATGTAATGGAAGAGAAGATGCCACAAGCCCCAGAAGAAGCCAAGAATGGGGCTCAGCTGCAGTCTCCGGCTGTGAACATTAACAGGCAAAGAGAAACTCCTCCCCCAGCATCTGAGGTGTTCCTGGTAGGGGCTGTGGCAGGAAAGGAGCAGAAAGGCCAACCTGTAGAACAGGAACTGGAGGGGAATGAGGCCATAGGTACAAAGTTAACCAAAAAGGAAAGTGAACTGCCTGGGAATTTAAACCAGAAGAGAGTTGAGCCTCCTAGCAGGACCCTGGAACTGAGCTCTGAGATGCGGCACTCCCTCCTAATGGGAAATGCATCAGGGACTCCTTGCATCTCCTCATGCAAAAACGTCCAAGAAACAGACTTGCTGGACTCTGTACAACCAAACACCAAGCAGCCCTTTCAGCATACTACTCCATCTCTGAATCAAGTGGCCCCGTGTCTGGATGGGTCCCAGCTGAGACAGGAGGCAGGAGGAAGCTTGCTTCAGGGCTCCTTGGAAGAACAGGTGGTCTTCAAAGTGCCGTGTGAG GCTCGGGAGGCAGTGAAGCAGGTGTTGTCCTCAACCAGCAACCTGAAACATTCAGCGTTGGAGCCAACGGAGGACACTAATCCTCAAGCCAGCCAATTAAAGGAGCTCACAAGAGGGAAGCCCATCtgcatggagagagagacagagcagtcTCAACAGCCAGCCAGCCCGATGCCACGAGGAACAGGGATGCTGAAAATAAGCCAAGAGAGTTCACAGAGGCCTCCTGCTGGTTCTCCTGGCCTCACACAGCCCAGCTGGGTGGAACATCCACCTTGGaaagaggagggagcagggcattTTCTGAATTTCCCAGGCAAAGAGACCCAGCAAAGACCAACTCCAAGTGAGGAGAATGAGGAGCTAGCTACAGCTGGGTCAGCATTGAAGAAAGCAAGTAGTATGCCTGGAGGCAAAGCCCCACTTAAACCACCTGCCTGCTGGAGTGGAATGGGGGAGGGTGAGAAGATTGCTCAGCCATTAACTGCAGAAACAGAGCCAGCTGGAAGCTGGTTAGGGGACAGCTTGTCCTGCACAGAGGTAGAGGAAAGCCCTGTGGAGCCCTCCCATGAGACCTCACAGCAAGCAGCCAGAGTGGTGGGTGGGATGTCCTGGGTGCCTAAACAGGCAGCTCCGGTCTCCACCCAAGTGAGTAAGGAAGAGCTGTGTCCCGTTGCCATTGCAAAGATCTCCGAGTCTCTGGAAGCACCAGGCTCAGCTTCCCCTTCTCCAGTCAAAGAAGCCCCTGCTGATGGGAAACAATCGGCAGCCCAGCTGCCAGGTGACGTGAAAAGAGAAATGGAGACTAGGAAAACAAATGAATCTGCACCAATGCTGGCTGCCACGCCTCACCGCGAGCGGTTTCCAGTCAGCACCGCCATGGAGCGCAGTGCCAAGCTGGCACCTGTGTCACTGACTCCTGAGAGTGGGGAGGAAAGTGAGCAGAGAGCTGTGACACCAGGCAAAGAGCCAGCGGCTGCAGCTGAGAGAAGCAGCATAACCTCTACAGGTACATCTGAACTGAAAACGGAGGTGCCACTCACTCCGCGGGCTGAAGAGAGAACTCCAGATGGGGAGGTATCCCTGGAGCACAAAGTACAGCACAGAAACCTAGTGTCATCCTTGAAGAAttatttacttctgcttttaaaaatgtcctCGTCGGAGCCAGATAAAAGTAAGGCCCCCATAAAGAAGGACACTGAGACTGAAGAGGAGGGGAGCCAGCCTGCTGGGGAGGAGAAAGCACTGCTGGAAGTGGGCATTGCAGGGCTAAGCCCCAGCACATCAAGGAAAATCTTAGAAAGGGTGCAAAATAACCAACTCTTCCAAAGTGCAGAGAGCTTGCATTTAAGCCCCAGAACGTCTAGAAGGCTCACGGGAATGATTAACCAAGAGTTAGTTACCAGCAAAGAGGCTCTGGGTATCAGTCCTTTAGCATGTAGGACGCTGCCAGCCAGGGAGGCATCTGAACCAGAACGGTctgccctgctctctgtcccttcTATCGTGGTGGGTAACGTGCCCCTGGAGGGAACAGGCCAGGCAGACGATGGACTTTCTGATCTGCATCTCGAAAGCAGCACGAAGGAGAACTCCAGCGACCTGGTTGCAGCATTACCTTGTGCCACACCAGAGGAGCTTGCCTCCGGGGCTCGACGCAAGATATACTTGGCCAAAAGCaagcagctggaggaggcagaggctgcAGCCTCGGAGAGCCAAGTGCATCTGAAGAGGGACAGCCCTACTGTGTCTCCCCGACAGTCCAGGAAGAACCCAGCTCTGTTACAAGCCCCTGTCCCAGCTTTGTCTCCTCCTATGGACCGAcactccccaaccctccccagaAAGATGGCGACACTTGAAGTTCCTAAGGCGTACGAGGAGCCCTCAGAGGAAAGCAGTAGGACCCCGGAAGGCCCTGAAGGCACCAagcaggaaggacaggcaggggagtcaaggaaaacaaacaacccaTTTAAAG CCCCCCAACTGATTCGTAAGATCAGAGCAGAACAATTTTCTGATGCATCAGGAAACCTAAAACTTTGGTGCCAGTTCTTCAATATTTTGAGTGACTCGAAGCTGACGTGGTACAAGGACGAGTTCCCTGTAGCAGAAGCCAGACGGAG ctcAGGTGATGAGGGGCAGGCAGCCCTGGCCATTGTGCAGGCATCCCGGAAGGACTGTGGCGTGTACCAGTGCACCATCGAGAATGAGTATGGCACCGACTCCACCGACTTCCTGCTCAGTGCAGAAG TGCTGTCGGGATTTGTCTCCAGAGAAGAAATTGAAG TCGGCGAGGAGATCGAAATGACCCCCATGGTGTTCGCCAAGGGCCTGGCCGACTCAGGCTACTGGGGGGACAAGTTCTTTGGGCGCGTTGTGAGCGAGGACGTGGAGGTGGGCGCTGGCTTCCTGCGCAAAGCCTGGCGTGCCAGGATAATCTACGGCCTGGAGCCCGTCTTCGAGTCCGGCCGGACCTGCATCATCAAAGTGCACAACCTCATCGTCTTCGGGACCAAGAATGAGAACACGCTCATCGAGAAGAACTACGACATCACCATCCAG GAGTGCAAAATCCAGAACTCGAGCCGGGAGTACTGCAAGATCTTTGCTGCTGAAGCACGGGCCATCCCAGACTTCGGGGCAGTGCCCGA GATCATCCCTCTGTATCTCATTTACCGACCTGCCAACACTGTCCCGTACGCCACCATCGAGGAGGACCTGGCAGGGCCCTTTGAGCGTTACTGCATGAAGGAGCGGGACGGCAGCCTGGCTGTTCAGAGCAGCTCAGAGATTGCGCAAAAGTGCTGCACCTTCCAGCACTGGCTCTACCAGTGGACAAATGGAAACATCCTTGTGACCGACATGGAAG GCGTTGGGTGGAGGATCACAAACGTGAGGATAGCTACAAAGCTGAAAGG GTACCAGGGGCTGAAGGAGAGCTGCTTCCCGGCCCTGCTGGACCAGTTTGCTGCTGTCCACCAGTGTAACCGCTATTGTGAGATCCTGGGCCTGAAGAGTCTGGAGAGCCTGCAGCAGCCAGCCAAGCCCAAGGGCTCCAAGAGCCCCTCCCTGGGCAGGAAGGCCCCctcagcccagtccagcccccagctGCAGAAGAAAGGCCTGGCAAGCCCCCAGGGCACCCGGAAGGGCGCCGTGAGCCCCAAAGCCTCCCGGAAATCCACTGAAGCTGGGGAGGCCCAGCCGGCCCCGAAGCACAAAGCGCTGGAGAGCGACAGGCCCAGCCAGCTGCAGTAG
- the ALPK3 gene encoding alpha-protein kinase 3 isoform X1, which yields MGSRRRPLSRSYSGNGRYSLYSPNSAPGPGGESEEGEGPGWSTRPDSRSYLLSIRPENSLSGNRLSPSSFRRSTFCTIIAQLTEETQPQFETTLKSRAVSEDSDAKFTCIVTGYPQPEVTWYKDDEEMDRYCGLPKYEIFRHGNRHTLQLYKCREDDAAIYQASARNTKGIVSCSGVLEVGTMTEYKIHQRWFAKLKQKAEAKLHEIEQSRKRGKENMEVEKLRTSPERFQRKRRLTGDLNLRSGVSLWEKEDVAKVHVADPKSRLREDVAEPKEPSLNATAGFSNNFLTRPLDAEVTTNGDSSMESGEENGNSFFTYIYETVEEITTKPTTRESFAKKKKKKGEESAALLAAKQEVSSQENGLIESQNLSQSQRNAPSVALPGSMQSVAAISQLVGDIPEVKELGTPSSQDAETGKPQPCSLPSRGDTYFSLTEMYLESGAKHVMEEKMPQAPEEAKNGAQLQSPAVNINRQRETPPPASEVFLVGAVAGKEQKGQPVEQELEGNEAIGTKLTKKESELPGNLNQKRVEPPSRTLELSSEMRHSLLMGNASGTPCISSCKNVQETDLLDSVQPNTKQPFQHTTPSLNQVAPCLDGSQLRQEAGGSLLQGSLEEQVVFKVPCEAREAVKQVLSSTSNLKHSALEPTEDTNPQASQLKELTRGKPICMERETEQSQQPASPMPRGTGMLKISQESSQRPPAGSPGLTQPSWVEHPPWKEEGAGHFLNFPGKETQQRPTPSEENEELATAGSALKKASSMPGGKAPLKPPACWSGMGEGEKIAQPLTAETEPAGSWLGDSLSCTEVEESPVEPSHETSQQAARVVGGMSWVPKQAAPVSTQVSKEELCPVAIAKISESLEAPGSASPSPVKEAPADGKQSAAQLPGDVKREMETRKTNESAPMLAATPHRERFPVSTAMERSAKLAPVSLTPESGEESEQRAVTPGKEPAAAAERSSITSTGTSELKTEVPLTPRAEERTPDGEVSLEHKVQHRNLVSSLKNYLLLLLKMSSSEPDKSKAPIKKDTETEEEGSQPAGEEKALLEVGIAGLSPSTSRKILERVQNNQLFQSAESLHLSPRTSRRLTGMINQELVTSKEALGISPLACRTLPAREASEPERSALLSVPSIVVGNVPLEGTGQADDGLSDLHLESSTKENSSDLVAALPCATPEELASGARRKIYLAKSKQLEEAEAAASESQVHLKRDSPTVSPRQSRKNPALLQAPVPALSPPMDRHSPTLPRKMATLEVPKAYEEPSEESSRTPEGPEGTKQEGQAGESRKTNNPFKAPQLIRKIRAEQFSDASGNLKLWCQFFNILSDSKLTWYKDEFPVAEARRSSGDEGQAALAIVQASRKDCGVYQCTIENEYGTDSTDFLLSAEVLSGFVSREEIEVGEEIEMTPMVFAKGLADSGYWGDKFFGRVVSEDVEVGAGFLRKAWRARIIYGLEPVFESGRTCIIKVHNLIVFGTKNENTLIEKNYDITIQECKIQNSSREYCKIFAAEARAIPDFGAVPEIIPLYLIYRPANTVPYATIEEDLAGPFERYCMKERDGSLAVQSSSEIAQKCCTFQHWLYQWTNGNILVTDMEGVGWRITNVRIATKLKGYQGLKESCFPALLDQFAAVHQCNRYCEILGLKSLESLQQPAKPKGSKSPSLGRKAPSAQSSPQLQKKGLASPQGTRKGAVSPKASRKSTEAGEAQPAPKHKALESDRPSQLQ from the exons ATGCAGAGAGGATGATGCGGCCATTTACCAGGCCTCTGCTAGGAATACCAAAGGCATCGTGTCCTGTTCCGGTGTCCTGGAAGTGGGAACCATGACGGAGTATAAAATACATCAGAGGTGGTTTGCCAAACTCAAGCAAAAGGCTGAAGCCAAGTTGCATGAAATAGAGCAGAGCCGAAAACGAGGGAAAGAAAACATGGAGGTGGAGAAGCTGAGGACAAGTCCTGAGAGATTCCAGCGAAAGCGCCGGCTGACTGGGGATCTGAACCTGCGTTCAGGTGTCTCCCTATGGGAGAAGGAAGATGTAGCAAAGGTGCATGTTGCGGATCCTAAGTCAAGGTTACGGGAAGATGTTGCTGAGCCCAAGGAGCCATCCTTAAATGCAACCGCTGGATTTTCAAACAACTTCCTAACAAGGCCTCTGGATGCAGAGGTGACCACCAATGGAGACTCCTCTATGGAAAGTGGGGAGGAAAATGGAAATAGCTTTTTCACATACATCTATGAGACGGTGGAGGAAATAACTACCAAGCCCACCACCAGAGAGTCCTTtgctaaaaagaagaaaaagaagggggAAGAGTCTGCTGCTCTCTTGGCAGCAAAACAGGAAGTTTCAAGTCAAGAAAATGGGCTGATAGAGAGCCAAAATCtctcccaaagtcaaagaaatgcCCCTTCTGTTGCCCTGCCAGGGAGCATGCAGTCAGTAGCTGCAATCAGCCAGCTggtgggagacattccagaagtcAAAGAACTTGGAACGCCCAGCAGTCAGGATGCTGAAACTGGCAAACCTCAGCCATGTTCCCTGCCTTCCAGGGGTGACACTTACTTCTCCTTGACAGAGATGTATCTTGAGAGTGGAGCAAAACATGTAATGGAAGAGAAGATGCCACAAGCCCCAGAAGAAGCCAAGAATGGGGCTCAGCTGCAGTCTCCGGCTGTGAACATTAACAGGCAAAGAGAAACTCCTCCCCCAGCATCTGAGGTGTTCCTGGTAGGGGCTGTGGCAGGAAAGGAGCAGAAAGGCCAACCTGTAGAACAGGAACTGGAGGGGAATGAGGCCATAGGTACAAAGTTAACCAAAAAGGAAAGTGAACTGCCTGGGAATTTAAACCAGAAGAGAGTTGAGCCTCCTAGCAGGACCCTGGAACTGAGCTCTGAGATGCGGCACTCCCTCCTAATGGGAAATGCATCAGGGACTCCTTGCATCTCCTCATGCAAAAACGTCCAAGAAACAGACTTGCTGGACTCTGTACAACCAAACACCAAGCAGCCCTTTCAGCATACTACTCCATCTCTGAATCAAGTGGCCCCGTGTCTGGATGGGTCCCAGCTGAGACAGGAGGCAGGAGGAAGCTTGCTTCAGGGCTCCTTGGAAGAACAGGTGGTCTTCAAAGTGCCGTGTGAG GCTCGGGAGGCAGTGAAGCAGGTGTTGTCCTCAACCAGCAACCTGAAACATTCAGCGTTGGAGCCAACGGAGGACACTAATCCTCAAGCCAGCCAATTAAAGGAGCTCACAAGAGGGAAGCCCATCtgcatggagagagagacagagcagtcTCAACAGCCAGCCAGCCCGATGCCACGAGGAACAGGGATGCTGAAAATAAGCCAAGAGAGTTCACAGAGGCCTCCTGCTGGTTCTCCTGGCCTCACACAGCCCAGCTGGGTGGAACATCCACCTTGGaaagaggagggagcagggcattTTCTGAATTTCCCAGGCAAAGAGACCCAGCAAAGACCAACTCCAAGTGAGGAGAATGAGGAGCTAGCTACAGCTGGGTCAGCATTGAAGAAAGCAAGTAGTATGCCTGGAGGCAAAGCCCCACTTAAACCACCTGCCTGCTGGAGTGGAATGGGGGAGGGTGAGAAGATTGCTCAGCCATTAACTGCAGAAACAGAGCCAGCTGGAAGCTGGTTAGGGGACAGCTTGTCCTGCACAGAGGTAGAGGAAAGCCCTGTGGAGCCCTCCCATGAGACCTCACAGCAAGCAGCCAGAGTGGTGGGTGGGATGTCCTGGGTGCCTAAACAGGCAGCTCCGGTCTCCACCCAAGTGAGTAAGGAAGAGCTGTGTCCCGTTGCCATTGCAAAGATCTCCGAGTCTCTGGAAGCACCAGGCTCAGCTTCCCCTTCTCCAGTCAAAGAAGCCCCTGCTGATGGGAAACAATCGGCAGCCCAGCTGCCAGGTGACGTGAAAAGAGAAATGGAGACTAGGAAAACAAATGAATCTGCACCAATGCTGGCTGCCACGCCTCACCGCGAGCGGTTTCCAGTCAGCACCGCCATGGAGCGCAGTGCCAAGCTGGCACCTGTGTCACTGACTCCTGAGAGTGGGGAGGAAAGTGAGCAGAGAGCTGTGACACCAGGCAAAGAGCCAGCGGCTGCAGCTGAGAGAAGCAGCATAACCTCTACAGGTACATCTGAACTGAAAACGGAGGTGCCACTCACTCCGCGGGCTGAAGAGAGAACTCCAGATGGGGAGGTATCCCTGGAGCACAAAGTACAGCACAGAAACCTAGTGTCATCCTTGAAGAAttatttacttctgcttttaaaaatgtcctCGTCGGAGCCAGATAAAAGTAAGGCCCCCATAAAGAAGGACACTGAGACTGAAGAGGAGGGGAGCCAGCCTGCTGGGGAGGAGAAAGCACTGCTGGAAGTGGGCATTGCAGGGCTAAGCCCCAGCACATCAAGGAAAATCTTAGAAAGGGTGCAAAATAACCAACTCTTCCAAAGTGCAGAGAGCTTGCATTTAAGCCCCAGAACGTCTAGAAGGCTCACGGGAATGATTAACCAAGAGTTAGTTACCAGCAAAGAGGCTCTGGGTATCAGTCCTTTAGCATGTAGGACGCTGCCAGCCAGGGAGGCATCTGAACCAGAACGGTctgccctgctctctgtcccttcTATCGTGGTGGGTAACGTGCCCCTGGAGGGAACAGGCCAGGCAGACGATGGACTTTCTGATCTGCATCTCGAAAGCAGCACGAAGGAGAACTCCAGCGACCTGGTTGCAGCATTACCTTGTGCCACACCAGAGGAGCTTGCCTCCGGGGCTCGACGCAAGATATACTTGGCCAAAAGCaagcagctggaggaggcagaggctgcAGCCTCGGAGAGCCAAGTGCATCTGAAGAGGGACAGCCCTACTGTGTCTCCCCGACAGTCCAGGAAGAACCCAGCTCTGTTACAAGCCCCTGTCCCAGCTTTGTCTCCTCCTATGGACCGAcactccccaaccctccccagaAAGATGGCGACACTTGAAGTTCCTAAGGCGTACGAGGAGCCCTCAGAGGAAAGCAGTAGGACCCCGGAAGGCCCTGAAGGCACCAagcaggaaggacaggcaggggagtcaaggaaaacaaacaacccaTTTAAAG CCCCCCAACTGATTCGTAAGATCAGAGCAGAACAATTTTCTGATGCATCAGGAAACCTAAAACTTTGGTGCCAGTTCTTCAATATTTTGAGTGACTCGAAGCTGACGTGGTACAAGGACGAGTTCCCTGTAGCAGAAGCCAGACGGAG ctcAGGTGATGAGGGGCAGGCAGCCCTGGCCATTGTGCAGGCATCCCGGAAGGACTGTGGCGTGTACCAGTGCACCATCGAGAATGAGTATGGCACCGACTCCACCGACTTCCTGCTCAGTGCAGAAG TGCTGTCGGGATTTGTCTCCAGAGAAGAAATTGAAG TCGGCGAGGAGATCGAAATGACCCCCATGGTGTTCGCCAAGGGCCTGGCCGACTCAGGCTACTGGGGGGACAAGTTCTTTGGGCGCGTTGTGAGCGAGGACGTGGAGGTGGGCGCTGGCTTCCTGCGCAAAGCCTGGCGTGCCAGGATAATCTACGGCCTGGAGCCCGTCTTCGAGTCCGGCCGGACCTGCATCATCAAAGTGCACAACCTCATCGTCTTCGGGACCAAGAATGAGAACACGCTCATCGAGAAGAACTACGACATCACCATCCAG GAGTGCAAAATCCAGAACTCGAGCCGGGAGTACTGCAAGATCTTTGCTGCTGAAGCACGGGCCATCCCAGACTTCGGGGCAGTGCCCGA GATCATCCCTCTGTATCTCATTTACCGACCTGCCAACACTGTCCCGTACGCCACCATCGAGGAGGACCTGGCAGGGCCCTTTGAGCGTTACTGCATGAAGGAGCGGGACGGCAGCCTGGCTGTTCAGAGCAGCTCAGAGATTGCGCAAAAGTGCTGCACCTTCCAGCACTGGCTCTACCAGTGGACAAATGGAAACATCCTTGTGACCGACATGGAAG GCGTTGGGTGGAGGATCACAAACGTGAGGATAGCTACAAAGCTGAAAGG GTACCAGGGGCTGAAGGAGAGCTGCTTCCCGGCCCTGCTGGACCAGTTTGCTGCTGTCCACCAGTGTAACCGCTATTGTGAGATCCTGGGCCTGAAGAGTCTGGAGAGCCTGCAGCAGCCAGCCAAGCCCAAGGGCTCCAAGAGCCCCTCCCTGGGCAGGAAGGCCCCctcagcccagtccagcccccagctGCAGAAGAAAGGCCTGGCAAGCCCCCAGGGCACCCGGAAGGGCGCCGTGAGCCCCAAAGCCTCCCGGAAATCCACTGAAGCTGGGGAGGCCCAGCCGGCCCCGAAGCACAAAGCGCTGGAGAGCGACAGGCCCAGCCAGCTGCAGTAG